Proteins encoded together in one Mannheimia haemolytica window:
- the rpsA gene encoding 30S ribosomal protein S1, whose protein sequence is MSELSFAQLLEESFAATPRLGDVVKGTVVAIQKGLVIVDTGFKSESAIDASEFTNAQGELEVQVGDEVDVVLKAVEDGFGATVVSRGDAKRNEAWIALEKAFEEQATVIGFVNGKVKGGFTVELNGVRAFLPGSLVDTRPVRDSLNLEGKEYEFKVIKLDQKRNNVVVSRRAVIETESNQDRDAVLANLVEGSEVKGTVKNLTDYGAFVDLGGVDGLLHITDMAWKRVKHPSEVVNVGDEVTVKVLKFDKDKTRVSLGLKQLGQDPWAVIAENHPVNSKLTGKVTNLTDYGCFVEILDGVEGLVHVSEMDWTNKNIHPSKVVNVGDVVEVMVLEVDEERRRISLGLKQCKANPWEQFAATHSKNDKVSGKIKSITDFGIFIGLEGGIDGLVHLSDISWNVSGEEAVRNYKKGDEVEAVVLQVDAVKERISLGIKQLESDPFTNFVDATKKGAILTGKVVEVDAKGVKVELEGGVEAFIRANEATAERVEDITSVISVGDSIEAKYTGVDRKSRVVNLSVRAKNEAEESAAIAQVNKEEVVVPNAFAEAFKAAKGE, encoded by the coding sequence ATGTCAGAATTATCGTTTGCTCAACTACTTGAAGAATCATTTGCAGCTACACCACGTTTAGGTGATGTTGTTAAAGGTACTGTTGTTGCTATCCAAAAAGGCTTAGTTATTGTTGATACAGGTTTTAAATCTGAATCTGCAATTGATGCCTCAGAATTTACTAACGCTCAAGGTGAATTAGAAGTTCAAGTGGGTGATGAAGTAGATGTTGTTCTTAAAGCTGTAGAAGACGGTTTTGGTGCAACAGTAGTTTCTCGTGGTGATGCAAAACGTAACGAAGCTTGGATTGCTTTAGAGAAAGCATTTGAAGAACAAGCTACAGTTATCGGTTTCGTAAATGGTAAAGTAAAAGGCGGTTTCACTGTTGAATTAAACGGTGTTCGTGCGTTCTTACCAGGTTCATTAGTTGATACTCGTCCGGTTCGTGATTCTTTAAACTTAGAAGGTAAAGAGTACGAATTCAAAGTAATCAAATTAGATCAAAAACGTAACAACGTAGTAGTATCTCGTCGTGCTGTTATCGAAACAGAAAGCAACCAAGATCGTGATGCGGTATTAGCAAACTTAGTTGAAGGTTCTGAAGTTAAAGGTACAGTTAAAAACTTAACTGATTACGGTGCATTCGTAGATTTAGGTGGCGTTGACGGTTTATTACATATCACCGATATGGCTTGGAAACGTGTTAAACATCCAAGTGAAGTGGTTAATGTAGGCGATGAAGTTACTGTTAAAGTATTAAAATTTGACAAAGACAAAACTCGCGTATCATTAGGCTTAAAACAATTAGGTCAAGACCCTTGGGCTGTAATTGCTGAAAACCACCCGGTAAACAGCAAATTAACTGGTAAAGTAACTAACTTAACTGACTATGGTTGCTTCGTTGAGATTTTAGACGGTGTTGAAGGTTTAGTTCACGTTTCAGAAATGGACTGGACAAACAAAAATATTCACCCATCTAAAGTGGTTAATGTAGGTGATGTAGTTGAAGTAATGGTACTTGAAGTTGATGAAGAACGTCGTCGTATCTCATTAGGTTTAAAACAATGCAAAGCAAACCCTTGGGAACAATTTGCGGCAACTCACAGCAAAAATGATAAAGTATCAGGTAAAATCAAATCAATTACTGACTTCGGTATCTTTATCGGTTTAGAAGGTGGTATTGACGGTTTAGTTCACTTATCTGACATTTCTTGGAATGTTTCAGGTGAAGAAGCAGTTCGTAACTACAAAAAAGGTGATGAAGTAGAAGCAGTTGTTCTACAAGTTGATGCAGTAAAAGAGCGTATCTCTTTAGGTATCAAACAATTAGAATCTGATCCTTTCACAAACTTTGTAGATGCTACTAAAAAAGGTGCAATCTTAACAGGTAAAGTTGTAGAAGTTGATGCTAAAGGCGTTAAAGTTGAATTGGAAGGCGGCGTTGAAGCATTTATTCGTGCAAACGAAGCAACTGCTGAGCGTGTAGAAGACATCACTTCTGTTATTTCTGTTGGCGATTCAATCGAAGCGAAATATACCGGCGTTGATCGTAAATCTCGCGTAGTTAACTTATCTGTTCGTGCAAAAAACGAAGCTGAAGAATCAGCAGCAATTGCACAAGTGAACAAAGAGGAAGTTGTTGTACCTAATGCATTTGCTGAAGCTTTCAAAGCAGCTAAAGGCGAATAA
- the slt gene encoding Soluble lytic murein transglycosylase precursor — MWKKTLIAVFLASQYAFAVGTGKEPSKSYTETELKQLKNDWLAIYQKELQYAENLRLKQRENFQQINYLADAAISQKNLSLSTEQTIQRLLLTLAAYPLEMEAEWKLLNAKITLKQATESEVKAFISKYPDSLYQRQLQNLMFELLYREQKFAELLQYAENVKPSHLADQCRLFSARYELVANKAQINPEVSQVAEQKAENAELFALVQEFDRFWLATPKLTSDCANLESYWRDQRVKTDEKMRLKAVELIKQNANAELANLAANVNNENLKIWLSSVEKVANNPADLQNFIENQPLDSPFYAENKAIIQQLFAKYVRTLSENMENPSFQQYQAWAEKYQFSNEEMNSWKNAFITRLFDNPEPTFQLWRDEQIKLLKADNLTERRLRMAIWQQTALKEWLDLLSTEAKGKAEWRYWAAKEEKNEAKRKADFKNLAKERGFYAMLAAQQLGIIYQIPMLEVPELTQVQIELYANQLVRIQELRELGQFEQARKVWIDWLKSIKAEAGENTPTKIQLALIKYAKDKNWYDLAVEGTIQTKAFDYLDLRLPNAYSDWFDLHLQDKKISKTFAQAIARQESAWNAQAQSHANARGLMQLLPTTAQKTAKDNGLVFKDGNDLFQPFNNIMLGTTHLMELNEKYPNNRILIASAYNAGAGRVEQWLKRSNGQLAMDEFIASIPFFETRGYVQNVLAYDYYYQMLYSDINAKNGLKMFYQEELTRKY; from the coding sequence ATGTGGAAGAAAACGTTGATTGCTGTATTTTTAGCAAGCCAATATGCTTTTGCGGTAGGAACCGGGAAAGAACCATCAAAAAGTTATACTGAAACAGAATTAAAACAATTAAAAAATGATTGGTTAGCGATTTATCAAAAAGAGCTACAGTATGCAGAAAATTTGCGTTTAAAACAGAGAGAAAATTTTCAGCAAATTAATTATTTGGCAGATGCAGCGATTAGTCAGAAGAATTTATCACTTTCAACGGAGCAGACAATTCAGCGTTTATTACTAACCTTAGCGGCTTATCCGTTGGAGATGGAAGCTGAATGGAAGCTGCTAAATGCTAAAATAACGTTAAAACAAGCTACAGAAAGTGAAGTTAAAGCATTTATTTCAAAATATCCTGATTCTTTGTATCAAAGGCAGTTACAGAACTTGATGTTTGAGCTGCTCTATCGTGAACAGAAATTTGCAGAGTTGTTGCAATATGCCGAAAATGTTAAACCAAGTCATCTAGCAGACCAATGCCGTTTATTTTCTGCTCGTTATGAACTGGTAGCAAACAAAGCTCAAATTAATCCGGAAGTCTCTCAAGTTGCTGAGCAAAAGGCAGAAAATGCGGAATTGTTTGCCTTAGTGCAAGAGTTTGATCGTTTTTGGCTTGCTACGCCGAAATTAACGTCAGATTGTGCGAATTTAGAAAGTTATTGGCGGGATCAGCGGGTTAAAACCGATGAAAAAATGCGTTTGAAAGCGGTCGAATTAATTAAACAAAATGCAAATGCGGAATTGGCGAATTTAGCGGCAAATGTAAACAATGAGAATTTGAAAATCTGGCTATCTTCCGTTGAAAAGGTAGCGAATAATCCGGCAGATTTGCAAAATTTTATCGAAAATCAACCGCTTGATTCCCCATTTTATGCTGAGAATAAAGCGATTATTCAGCAACTCTTTGCTAAATATGTGCGAACTTTATCGGAAAATATGGAGAACCCGAGTTTCCAGCAATACCAAGCGTGGGCGGAGAAGTATCAATTTTCCAATGAGGAAATGAATAGCTGGAAAAATGCCTTTATCACTCGGCTTTTTGATAACCCAGAGCCAACATTCCAGCTTTGGCGTGATGAGCAAATTAAGCTGCTCAAGGCGGACAATTTAACCGAACGCCGTTTGCGAATGGCAATTTGGCAACAAACAGCGTTAAAGGAGTGGTTGGATTTACTCTCAACTGAGGCGAAAGGTAAAGCAGAATGGCGTTATTGGGCAGCGAAAGAGGAGAAAAATGAAGCGAAACGTAAAGCTGATTTTAAAAACTTAGCTAAAGAGCGAGGCTTCTATGCTATGTTGGCTGCTCAACAATTAGGCATTATTTACCAAATCCCAATGCTCGAAGTACCTGAATTGACGCAGGTTCAGATTGAATTGTATGCAAACCAATTAGTGCGTATTCAAGAGTTACGAGAGCTAGGGCAGTTTGAACAAGCAAGAAAAGTATGGATTGACTGGCTAAAAAGTATTAAAGCGGAAGCGGGGGAAAATACACCAACTAAAATCCAATTAGCTCTAATAAAATACGCTAAGGATAAAAATTGGTATGATTTGGCGGTGGAAGGTACGATTCAAACAAAAGCCTTTGATTATCTTGATTTACGATTACCGAATGCCTATTCGGATTGGTTTGATTTACATCTGCAAGATAAAAAAATCAGCAAAACATTTGCTCAGGCGATTGCTCGTCAAGAAAGTGCGTGGAATGCTCAGGCTCAATCGCACGCCAATGCGAGAGGTTTAATGCAGTTGTTACCGACTACCGCACAGAAAACGGCAAAGGATAACGGTTTAGTATTCAAAGATGGAAATGATCTCTTTCAGCCGTTTAACAATATTATGTTAGGCACAACCCATTTAATGGAGTTAAATGAGAAATATCCGAATAATCGGATTTTAATCGCATCTGCCTATAATGCCGGAGCAGGGCGTGTCGAGCAGTGGCTGAAAAGGAGTAACGGACAGTTAGCAATGGACGAATTTATTGCCAGTATTCCATTTTTTGAAACCAGAGGCTATGTACAAAATGTGCTGGCGTATGACTACTATTATCAAATGCTCTATAGCGATATAAATGCTAAAAATGGATTAAAAATGTTCTATCAAGAGGAATTAACAAGAAAATATTAA
- the yciS gene encoding Inner membrane protein yciS — MIKYILGILIVIAVIIVAVTIGANNDQLITFNYIFAQSELRLSTLVAILFGLGLILGWLITGIFYLKIKLQNVALNRRVKRQAQQITELTTPKAE; from the coding sequence ATGATTAAGTATATTTTAGGTATTTTAATTGTGATTGCAGTTATTATTGTCGCTGTTACGATTGGTGCCAATAATGATCAACTTATCACCTTTAACTATATTTTTGCTCAGAGTGAATTACGCTTATCAACGTTAGTTGCGATTTTATTTGGCTTGGGATTGATTCTTGGTTGGTTGATAACGGGTATTTTTTACTTAAAAATTAAGCTTCAAAACGTTGCTTTAAATCGTCGTGTAAAACGCCAAGCTCAGCAAATAACTGAATTAACGACTCCAAAGGCTGAATAA
- the cmk gene encoding Cytidylate kinase has protein sequence MKKIVITVDGPSGAGKGTLCHALAEKLGFDFLDSGALYRITALSAVKKGIALDDEAKLAEVARYLDIQFLPENGEIRVILDGENVGDQIRSAEAGQNASKVAAFPRVREALLERQRAFSTEKGLIADGRDMGTVVFPDAQIKLFLDASAEERTKRRVKQLQEKGFNANFDEILAEIKERDFRDRNRAVAPLVPAKDALLLDSTHLSIEEVINQALNHISQYIKF, from the coding sequence ATGAAAAAAATAGTGATTACAGTTGATGGGCCGAGTGGTGCAGGTAAAGGAACGTTATGTCATGCACTGGCTGAAAAATTAGGGTTTGATTTTTTAGATTCAGGTGCTTTATATCGAATTACTGCATTAAGTGCAGTTAAAAAAGGAATTGCACTTGATGATGAGGCTAAATTAGCCGAAGTAGCCCGTTACCTCGATATTCAGTTTTTGCCTGAAAATGGCGAAATTAGAGTAATTTTAGACGGAGAAAATGTCGGCGATCAGATCCGCAGTGCAGAAGCTGGGCAAAACGCATCGAAAGTGGCTGCGTTTCCTCGGGTTCGAGAGGCATTGTTAGAACGTCAAAGGGCTTTTAGTACAGAAAAAGGACTTATTGCTGACGGCAGAGATATGGGGACAGTTGTCTTTCCTGATGCTCAAATTAAGCTGTTTTTAGATGCAAGTGCCGAAGAACGCACAAAAAGACGTGTAAAACAGTTGCAAGAAAAGGGATTTAATGCTAACTTTGACGAGATTTTAGCTGAGATAAAAGAACGTGATTTTCGCGATAGAAATCGTGCGGTTGCACCTCTTGTTCCGGCTAAAGATGCGTTGCTTTTAGATTCAACGCATTTATCCATTGAAGAGGTGATTAACCAAGCGTTAAATCACATCTCTCAATACATTAAATTTTAG
- the spr_1 gene encoding Probable endopeptidase Spr precursor, with the protein MKLTKRWLSLGCLLATTAMLVACSSSDATSKSQVKSKVYRSIYQSDLSDPIMAISRLSEHQHEWKGTRYRLGGNSKAGIDCSGFMQVTFKDLFGIDLPRTTTEQAKAGERISKDELRTGDLVFFKTGRGPNGKHVGVYVKNGQFLHASTKGGVIYSDLDSPYWSKAFWQARRL; encoded by the coding sequence ATGAAATTAACCAAACGGTGGCTTTCCTTAGGTTGTTTGTTAGCTACTACAGCGATGTTAGTGGCTTGTTCAAGTTCAGATGCAACCTCTAAGTCTCAAGTAAAAAGTAAAGTTTATCGTTCGATATACCAATCAGACCTTTCTGATCCTATTATGGCAATTAGTCGATTAAGTGAACATCAGCACGAATGGAAAGGTACTCGCTATCGTTTAGGTGGCAATAGCAAGGCTGGGATTGACTGTTCTGGTTTTATGCAAGTCACTTTTAAAGATCTTTTTGGGATAGATTTGCCGAGAACCACTACAGAGCAGGCTAAGGCTGGTGAGCGTATATCCAAAGACGAATTGCGTACAGGTGATTTAGTTTTTTTCAAGACAGGGCGTGGTCCAAATGGGAAACATGTTGGTGTTTATGTAAAAAATGGGCAATTTCTTCACGCCTCAACAAAGGGCGGGGTGATTTATTCCGATTTGGATTCACCATATTGGTCTAAAGCGTTCTGGCAGGCTCGTCGTTTATAA
- the ihfA gene encoding Integration host factor subunit alpha produces the protein MALTKIEIAENLIEKFGLEKRVAKQFVELFFEEIRSSLENGEEVKLSGFGNFSLREKKARPGRNPKTGENVAVSARRVVVFKAGQKLRERIEQARSQS, from the coding sequence ATGGCGCTTACTAAGATTGAAATTGCAGAAAACCTCATCGAAAAATTCGGATTAGAAAAACGTGTTGCTAAGCAATTTGTTGAACTCTTCTTTGAAGAAATTCGTTCTTCTCTTGAAAATGGTGAGGAGGTGAAGTTATCTGGCTTTGGGAATTTTTCACTGAGAGAGAAAAAAGCTCGCCCAGGAAGAAATCCTAAAACGGGGGAAAATGTGGCTGTTTCAGCCCGTCGAGTAGTAGTTTTTAAAGCTGGGCAAAAATTACGAGAACGTATTGAGCAAGCTAGATCCCAATCATAG
- the pyrF gene encoding Orotidine 5'-phosphate decarboxylase, producing the protein MNNKVIVALDYETEREALEFVDLVDPSLCRLKVGKEMFTTLGTNFVKQLHERKFDVFLDLKYHDIPNTVARAVRSAADLGVWMVDLHASGGLAMMEEAKKILEPYGKEAPLLIAVTVLTSMEDLDLLQIGINASPMEQVIRLAHLAQRAGLDGVVCSPQEVEVLRTHCGQDFKLVTPGIRPKGTDFGDQRRVMTPKQAVETGSDFLVIGRPITQAQDPLAVLKSINQSIS; encoded by the coding sequence ATGAACAATAAAGTAATTGTTGCGTTAGACTATGAAACTGAACGTGAAGCATTAGAATTTGTGGATTTAGTCGATCCGTCGCTTTGTCGTTTAAAAGTAGGCAAAGAAATGTTTACAACCTTAGGCACAAATTTTGTCAAACAATTACACGAACGTAAATTTGATGTATTCCTTGATTTAAAATATCATGATATTCCAAATACGGTTGCTCGAGCAGTACGTTCTGCTGCTGATCTTGGTGTGTGGATGGTTGACTTGCATGCTTCTGGTGGTTTAGCCATGATGGAAGAGGCAAAGAAAATTTTGGAGCCTTATGGCAAAGAGGCACCATTATTAATTGCAGTGACGGTTCTAACCAGTATGGAAGATTTGGATTTGCTTCAAATAGGTATTAATGCTTCGCCGATGGAACAAGTTATTCGTTTAGCACATTTAGCACAACGGGCTGGTTTAGATGGCGTGGTATGTTCTCCACAAGAAGTTGAGGTATTACGTACCCATTGTGGTCAAGATTTTAAATTAGTGACCCCAGGAATCCGGCCAAAAGGAACAGATTTTGGGGATCAACGCCGAGTGATGACACCCAAACAAGCAGTAGAAACAGGCTCAGATTTTTTGGTTATTGGTCGTCCTATTACCCAAGCTCAAGATCCGCTTGCGGTATTAAAATCTATTAACCAATCTATCAGTTAA
- the yciH gene encoding translation initiation factor Sui1, whose product MTLVYSTETGRIKSEVIKEERPKGDGIVRIQRQTSGRKGKGVCLITGLDLEDKALNSLASELKRKLGCGGSFKDGVIEIQGDNREFIKQILEQKGFKVKLAGG is encoded by the coding sequence ATGACATTAGTCTATTCAACGGAAACAGGCAGAATAAAGTCCGAAGTAATAAAAGAAGAACGCCCTAAAGGGGATGGTATTGTGCGTATTCAACGTCAAACAAGCGGTAGAAAGGGGAAAGGTGTTTGCCTTATCACCGGTCTTGATTTAGAGGATAAAGCCTTAAATTCTCTTGCTTCAGAGCTTAAACGTAAATTGGGTTGTGGTGGCTCATTTAAAGATGGAGTAATTGAAATCCAGGGCGATAATCGAGAATTCATTAAGCAAATATTAGAACAGAAAGGTTTCAAAGTGAAACTGGCAGGTGGTTGA
- the ihfB gene encoding Integration host factor subunit beta — translation MTKSELIESLASKNPSLPIKMVEHCVKELLEQLTATLEEGERIEVRGFGSFSLHYRQPRLGRNPKTGESVLLGAKYVPHFKAGKDLKERVDLL, via the coding sequence ATGACTAAATCTGAATTAATTGAGAGTTTAGCATCTAAAAATCCAAGTTTACCAATTAAAATGGTGGAGCATTGTGTAAAAGAGCTTTTAGAGCAGTTAACGGCTACTTTAGAAGAAGGTGAAAGGATAGAAGTAAGAGGATTTGGTAGTTTTTCTCTACATTATCGGCAGCCGCGTTTAGGTCGTAATCCCAAAACAGGAGAAAGTGTTCTTTTAGGCGCTAAATATGTACCACATTTTAAAGCAGGTAAAGATCTAAAAGAGAGAGTCGATTTGCTTTAA
- the degS gene encoding Serine endoprotease DegS precursor, giving the protein MLKKIGQAVIFGLFCAILILFIAPIIQSKGSSFSLSAFTQKEIVSYNAAVKIASPAVVNVYSRNFSSENETFEVKNLGSGVIMSRDGYILTNRHVIEDADQIVIALQNGAISTNVKLVGDDSLTDLAVLKIEGENLPTIPQNPERKLQIGDVVLAIGNPLNLGQSITQGIVSAIGRKTLTESGRQNFIQTDVSINQGNSGGALINTAGELIGINTLRFGKNTNELSEGLNFAIPINLANQIMSKIIKDGRVIRGYFGVSTDLLDTAKMQGYEKGVIIANVDKNGPAAKAGIQAGDLVLKVGNIEAFSPSQMMEELAEMKPYTTVKVLVQRDEQLLNFDVTITELQTQ; this is encoded by the coding sequence ATGCTGAAAAAAATCGGACAAGCGGTCATATTTGGACTTTTTTGTGCAATTTTAATTTTGTTTATAGCTCCAATTATTCAGAGTAAAGGGAGTTCGTTTTCATTATCAGCATTCACCCAAAAAGAGATTGTGAGCTACAATGCAGCGGTTAAAATAGCCTCCCCCGCAGTGGTTAATGTGTATAGCCGAAATTTTAGTTCTGAAAATGAAACGTTTGAAGTTAAGAATTTAGGTTCGGGTGTGATTATGAGTAGGGATGGCTATATTTTAACTAACAGGCACGTGATTGAAGATGCGGATCAAATCGTGATTGCTTTGCAAAACGGTGCTATTTCGACTAATGTAAAATTAGTCGGCGATGATTCTTTAACTGATTTAGCTGTTTTGAAAATTGAGGGCGAGAATTTACCTACTATTCCACAAAATCCAGAGCGCAAACTACAAATTGGCGATGTGGTGTTGGCAATTGGTAATCCTTTGAATTTAGGACAGAGCATTACGCAAGGGATAGTCAGTGCTATTGGGCGAAAAACCTTAACAGAAAGTGGTAGACAAAATTTTATTCAGACGGATGTTTCCATTAATCAAGGGAACTCAGGTGGTGCTTTAATTAATACTGCTGGTGAGCTAATAGGTATTAACACTTTGCGTTTCGGTAAAAATACGAATGAATTGTCAGAGGGGCTAAATTTTGCGATTCCCATTAATCTGGCGAATCAGATTATGAGTAAGATCATTAAAGATGGCCGAGTTATTCGTGGCTATTTTGGGGTAAGTACAGATTTGCTTGACACTGCAAAAATGCAAGGTTATGAAAAAGGGGTGATCATTGCTAATGTGGACAAAAATGGGCCAGCAGCAAAAGCGGGGATTCAAGCAGGTGATTTAGTGCTTAAAGTTGGAAATATTGAGGCGTTCTCTCCTTCTCAAATGATGGAAGAACTCGCTGAAATGAAACCTTATACTACAGTAAAAGTATTGGTTCAACGTGATGAACAATTACTTAACTTTGATGTAACTATTACTGAGTTACAGACTCAATAG
- a CDS encoding tetratricopeptide repeat protein, which translates to MLELLFLLLPIAALYGWYMGQRSAKKDQETVSNKFSREYVTGLNFLLSNQQEKAVDLFLSMLQKQESENHIASESQFEAELTLGNLFRSRGEVDRALRIHQTLVNSPHYSFEQKLLAKQQLAKDFMVAGFYDRAENYYISLVDEPEFAKYSLSQLAVIYQKTREWKKAINVAEKRLRIEPDTDKIPLSHFYCEYAQGVKFDDKALFIESLNKALEYYPQSTRASIMLGDFYLEEGEYLRALSYFEQILVQDPDYISEVLGRIKQSYMALEDLNGYELFLIRANRVKHNSSVDIALTEFIEEKDGINAAHSKLYQQLSTYPNLITFHRFIRYQADFAEEGNGKESLVLLHNMVGNQIKRSFQYRCLNCGYQSYRLMWQCPSCNQWEKIKPVQSIEGIIQ; encoded by the coding sequence ATGCTTGAATTATTGTTCCTTTTATTGCCTATTGCAGCACTATATGGCTGGTATATGGGGCAACGTAGTGCAAAGAAGGATCAAGAAACCGTTAGTAATAAGTTTTCTCGTGAGTATGTTACGGGGTTAAATTTTCTTCTATCTAATCAGCAGGAAAAGGCGGTAGACCTTTTCCTCTCTATGTTACAAAAACAAGAATCTGAAAATCATATTGCGTCTGAATCCCAATTTGAAGCGGAGTTGACCCTAGGTAATCTTTTCCGTTCAAGAGGTGAGGTAGATCGCGCCTTACGTATTCACCAAACATTAGTGAATAGCCCTCATTATTCATTTGAACAAAAATTATTAGCAAAACAGCAATTAGCTAAAGACTTTATGGTTGCAGGTTTCTATGACCGTGCAGAAAATTATTACATTTCATTAGTTGATGAACCTGAGTTTGCTAAATATTCTTTATCACAGCTTGCCGTTATTTATCAAAAAACCAGAGAATGGAAAAAAGCGATTAATGTTGCAGAAAAACGGCTTAGAATAGAGCCAGATACAGATAAAATACCGCTTTCACATTTTTATTGTGAATATGCGCAAGGAGTTAAATTTGATGATAAAGCGCTATTTATTGAATCCTTAAATAAAGCGTTAGAATATTATCCTCAATCCACTCGAGCTTCTATAATGTTAGGTGACTTCTATTTAGAAGAGGGAGAATATCTAAGAGCATTAAGCTATTTCGAGCAGATTCTTGTGCAAGACCCTGATTATATTAGCGAAGTGCTTGGACGAATTAAGCAAAGCTATATGGCTCTTGAGGATTTAAATGGCTATGAATTATTTCTCATTCGAGCAAACCGAGTAAAACATAATAGTAGTGTAGATATTGCTTTAACTGAATTTATTGAAGAAAAAGATGGTATCAATGCTGCACATTCTAAACTATACCAGCAGTTGAGTACTTATCCGAATTTAATTACTTTTCACCGCTTTATTCGCTATCAAGCAGATTTTGCGGAGGAAGGAAATGGTAAAGAAAGCTTAGTTTTATTACATAATATGGTGGGAAATCAGATAAAACGCAGCTTCCAATATCGCTGTTTGAATTGTGGTTATCAAAGTTATCGCTTAATGTGGCAATGTCCTTCTTGTAATCAATGGGAAAAAATTAAGCCGGTACAAAGTATCGAAGGTATTATTCAATAA
- the rimP gene encoding Ribosome maturation factor RimP codes for MATLEQKLEDLVLDSIEALGFELVGIECQRAGRFLTVRLYIDKDGGVTIDDCSDVSRQVSAIFDVEDPIADKYNLEVSSPGLDRPLFTVAHYERFIGQDVVIHLRIPMFDRRKWQGKIKQVEGDFITLTVENEDRQFAFGNIQKANLVPVFNF; via the coding sequence TTGGCAACTTTAGAACAAAAATTAGAAGATTTAGTGCTCGATTCTATTGAAGCATTAGGCTTTGAATTAGTCGGCATTGAATGCCAACGTGCAGGCCGTTTTTTAACGGTGCGTTTATATATTGACAAAGACGGTGGCGTGACGATTGATGATTGTAGCGATGTCAGCCGCCAAGTGAGTGCGATTTTTGATGTGGAAGATCCGATTGCCGATAAATATAACTTAGAGGTTTCTTCTCCGGGGTTAGATCGTCCATTATTTACCGTTGCCCACTATGAGCGTTTTATCGGGCAAGATGTAGTGATTCATTTACGCATTCCGATGTTCGACCGCCGTAAATGGCAAGGAAAAATCAAACAAGTAGAAGGTGATTTCATCACTTTAACGGTAGAAAATGAAGATCGCCAGTTCGCATTTGGCAATATTCAAAAAGCAAATTTAGTTCCGGTTTTTAATTTTTAA